One Hypomesus transpacificus isolate Combined female chromosome 21, fHypTra1, whole genome shotgun sequence genomic region harbors:
- the LOC124483664 gene encoding perforin-1-like isoform X1 yields the protein MSPSCVTLALGLLFLAGTHAQIKIFNLRATKLPSDLLGTTDGYVKVFCGPDALGKTSVRNNDKNPWWPEEFSSFKTAENDVLRLEVYDSDLLFDDLLGTCQRQVKIGTHQHDCFLKKGGTLTYSYTLQQ from the coding sequence atgtctccctcctgtGTGACCCTGGCCCTGGGGCTGCTGTTCCTGGCAGGTACCCATGCCCAGATCAAGATCTTCAACCTGCGTGCCACCAAGCTCCCCAGCGACCTCCTGGGCACCACCGATGGCTACGTCAAGGTGTTCTGCGGCCCCGACGCCCTCGGGAAAACCTCCGTCCGCAACAACGACAAGAACCCCTGGTGGCCGGAGGAGTTCAGCTCCTTCAAGACCGCGGAGAACGACGTCCTGAGGCTGGAGGTGTACGACAGCGACCTGCTGTTCGACGACCTCCTGGGAACCTGCCAGAGGCAGGTGAAGATCGGCACCCACCAGCACGACTGCTTCCTGAAGAAGGGAGGCACGCTCACCTACTCCTACACTCTCCAGCAGTGA
- the LOC124483664 gene encoding uncharacterized protein LOC124483664 isoform X2, with the protein MSPSCVTLALGLLFLAGTHAQIKIFNLRATKLPSDLLGTTDGYVKVFCGPDALGKTSVRNNDKNPWWPEEFSSFKTAENDVLGTCQRQVKIGTHQHDCFLKKGGTLTYSYTLQQ; encoded by the exons atgtctccctcctgtGTGACCCTGGCCCTGGGGCTGCTGTTCCTGGCAGGTACCCATGCCCAGATCAAGATCTTCAACCTGCGTGCCACCAAGCTCCCCAGCGACCTCCTGGGCACCACCGATGGCTACGTCAAGGTGTTCTGCGGCCCCGACGCCCTCGGGAAAACCTCCGTCCGCAACAACGACAAGAACCCCTGGTGGCCGGAGGAGTTCAGCTCCTTCAAGACCGCGGAGAACGACG TCCTGGGAACCTGCCAGAGGCAGGTGAAGATCGGCACCCACCAGCACGACTGCTTCCTGAAGAAGGGAGGCACGCTCACCTACTCCTACACTCTCCAGCAGTGA
- the LOC124483666 gene encoding cholecystokinin has translation MAIKGLLVCALLAAIIVGAVSSPLSKTDIDIKRAEGLRQLLVEKESARESRGTVAGPGQVTQTRTTRMDRLAHLSLDDREFMSRQIMQAISEMMNSECMSGRDYQGWVDFGRRSAEQSR, from the exons ATGGCGATAAAAGGATTGTTGGTGTGCGCACTATTGGCAGCGATAATAGTAGGCGCCGTATCATCGCCGCTGTCCAAAACGGATATTGACATCAAACGGGCTGAGGGTCTTCGGCAGTTACTGGTGGAGAAAGAGTCAGCAAGGGAGTCCAGAGGAACTGTGGCTGGACCTGGTCAAGTCACTCAAACTCGCACAACAAGGATGGACAGACTAGCGCATCTCTCCTTGGACGACCGCGAGTTTATGTCGAGGCAAATAATGCAGGCAATCTCAG AGATGATGAACTCTGAGTGCATGTCGGGCCGAGACTACCAGGGCTGGGTAGATTTCGGACGTCGAAGCGCAGAGCAGAGTCGCTGA